TTCGCCAAAAGCCTGCTCGTCGTCGACCTCCTCACGAACGGTCCCGTGGAGATCGCCGTCGTCGGTGCGGTTGACGCTCCGGGGACCAGGGCGTTGCGCGCCGCTGTGAATCGGGTCTACGTACCCCATCGCGTGCTCGCTCATCGGGCCACGTCCGATGCTGTCACTGCACATCCCCTGCTGCAGGGCAAAACGTTGGTCAACGGTCAGCCTGCGCTGTATGTGTGCCGGAATTTCTCGTGCCGTCGGCCGATCACCGATCCGTCGGAACTCCCCGCCTTGCTCGACGCGCCGCAACAGGCCGCAGCGGCGACCTCGGCGCAGAAGGTCTTGAGTGGTTCGTTGCAACCAGGGCATGCCACGGCTCAAGGCACGGCGGCCTATGCCGCGCGACACATTCATGCCGCGTCCGGGGCCGGGTCGTTGGCCCATGGGTTCGGTCCGTTCGGTGCGACGGGTTTGACGGTGAGCCGCCTGGGGTTCGGCACCTATCGTGTGGGTCTGCGCGAAAAGGAACAGCGTGAGGCGTTGATCAAGGCGCTCCGCGCGGGCTGTAATCTGATCGACACCTCCACAAACTACATGGATGGAGAGAGTGAGCAACTCGTCGGCTCCGTCCTGCAGGGATTGATCCGCGCCGGAGACCTTGCGCGGGAAGAAGTGGTCGTGGTGTCGAAGATCGGGTACGTCCAGGGGCAGAACCTGACGCAGGCGCAAGCGCGGGAAAAATCCGGCAAACCCTATCCCGAGACGGTGAAGTACGGCGACGACATCTGGCATTGTATCCATCCGGATTTTCTGGCCGATCAATTGACGTTGTCGCTGGATCGGTTGGGCCTGGCCACGTTGGATGTCTGTCTGTTGCACAACCCGGAGTACTTTCTCTCCCATGCCACGAAGCTCGGCGGGGCCGAAGCGCGTCCGCTGCCTGAACTCCGTGTCGAATTCTATCGGCGGTTGCAGCGGGCCTTCGAGTATCTCGAAGGACAAGTCCAGGCCGGTCGGCTGCGCGGGTATGGCGTCTCGTCGAACACCTCCACTGCCGGAGCGGACGACCCCGGCGCGACTTCCCTGTCCCGTATGATCGACGCGGCCACGTTGGCCGCACACAAGGTCGGTATCTCGTCCCATCACTTCACCGTCTTGCAGTGTCCGATGAATCTCTACGAATCCGGCGCGGCTCTGGTCGCCAACACCGGCCCCGGCAACGGCAGAACGTTGCTGGAGGAAGCGATGCAGGCGGGCATTGCCGTCTTGGTCAATCGTCCCTTGAATGCGATGCCGGCTCAGCGCGGCGGAGTCGTCCGGTTGGCCGATGTGTCGGTACCGGCAGCCGAGGCAACCGTCGAGGCGCAGAGAGACAAGGTCGCGGCGCTTGAAGAGGAGTATCGTACGAGTCTCGCGCCGGCGGTGACGCACAGCGGACAGGGCATGCTCCCGAGTGACTTTTTTCGATGGGCCGATGAATTGACCCGCATTCGTACGCAGGTCCAGGGACTCGAACATTGGGAACAGATTGAACAGCACATGATCGCGCCGCATGTGAACCAAGTGCTGCGCGCGTTAGCGGAGGCATTCACCGGTACCGTGGCGGAGCAATGGGAATCCTGGCGGGATCGGTATGTGCCTGAACTGCTCGCGCTCTTGAGAGGTCTGCAACGGGAAGCGGCGGAGCGCAGCCGTCTGCGTACCGAAGACTTGCATCGTACGCTCAATCCCCTGCTGCCGGAGCCGAGGCGCGCGGCGACCTTGTCGCAGAAAGCCTTGTGGGTGCTACGCAGTACTCCCGGTGTGACCTCGGTGCTTGTCGGCATGCGTTCGCCGACCTACGTAGACGATGCCTTCCAGATGCTGCAATGGGACACCGTGTCGCAGCCGCAGC
The sequence above is a segment of the Fimbriimonadaceae bacterium genome. Coding sequences within it:
- a CDS encoding aldo/keto reductase, with the translated sequence TDFADAQQGGFFTTAIGHEALILRSREGPDGATPSGNAVAASVLARLSYHFAREDFRQAAAAAVRAYGRQIARYPRAFAKSLLVVDLLTNGPVEIAVVGAVDAPGTRALRAAVNRVYVPHRVLAHRATSDAVTAHPLLQGKTLVNGQPALYVCRNFSCRRPITDPSELPALLDAPQQAAAATSAQKVLSGSLQPGHATAQGTAAYAARHIHAASGAGSLAHGFGPFGATGLTVSRLGFGTYRVGLREKEQREALIKALRAGCNLIDTSTNYMDGESEQLVGSVLQGLIRAGDLAREEVVVVSKIGYVQGQNLTQAQAREKSGKPYPETVKYGDDIWHCIHPDFLADQLTLSLDRLGLATLDVCLLHNPEYFLSHATKLGGAEARPLPELRVEFYRRLQRAFEYLEGQVQAGRLRGYGVSSNTSTAGADDPGATSLSRMIDAATLAAHKVGISSHHFTVLQCPMNLYESGAALVANTGPGNGRTLLEEAMQAGIAVLVNRPLNAMPAQRGGVVRLADVSVPAAEATVEAQRDKVAALEEEYRTSLAPAVTHSGQGMLPSDFFRWADELTRIRTQVQGLEHWEQIEQHMIAPHVNQVLRALAEAFTGTVAEQWESWRDRYVPELLALLRGLQREAAERSRLRTEDLHRTLNPLLPEPRRAATLSQKALWVLRSTPGVTSVLVGMRSPTYVDDAFQMLQWDTVSQPQHVYETCAGKK